A window of the Candidatus Nitrosotalea okcheonensis genome harbors these coding sequences:
- a CDS encoding PEFG-CTERM sorting domain-containing protein has protein sequence MLTIAVSIAVIALPVYAQTSGSPTVGGGPANPNANVTTAYKLLQQEANRTGVIQTTIAPLSINTDLPTYNQGDTVIMTGHIRDPINATAVTIKVISPLKNLVFIGQLTPGADGSFTKTFAATGQYWKDAGNYTIIAQYGVYLNSTARFHYNGGDGSTTVTKAINGTYGLQSGNQIYNIPYIIKGGTVSSMSIYAQQYTLEIALNTNADGSITVTLPRNIIDAKVPPPPNPDANLTGAKVNPAGLEDATFIVTDGGKQITQFSETKNQNARTLSIPFSKGDSKIDIVGTIIIPEFGPIAALVFAIAIISIIAVSAKTGLRFMPKY, from the coding sequence TTGTTGACAATCGCAGTAAGCATTGCAGTAATTGCATTACCAGTTTATGCACAAACCAGTGGAAGTCCTACAGTTGGAGGAGGGCCAGCCAATCCAAATGCAAATGTAACTACTGCTTACAAACTCTTACAACAGGAAGCAAATCGAACTGGAGTAATTCAAACTACAATTGCACCTTTATCCATCAATACAGATTTGCCTACATACAATCAAGGTGACACGGTAATCATGACAGGACATATCAGAGATCCTATAAACGCAACTGCTGTAACAATCAAAGTTATCAGTCCGCTTAAGAATTTGGTTTTCATCGGCCAGTTAACACCTGGAGCAGATGGAAGTTTTACCAAGACATTTGCAGCTACCGGGCAATATTGGAAAGATGCTGGAAATTACACAATAATAGCTCAATATGGAGTATACCTGAATTCAACTGCAAGGTTTCATTATAATGGTGGAGATGGAAGTACCACAGTTACCAAAGCTATCAATGGAACATATGGATTACAATCAGGAAATCAAATTTACAACATACCATACATCATAAAGGGTGGTACTGTTAGCAGCATGAGCATCTATGCACAGCAATACACTTTAGAAATTGCATTAAACACTAACGCAGATGGTTCTATCACAGTAACCCTACCTAGAAACATAATAGATGCAAAGGTACCGCCGCCTCCAAATCCTGATGCAAACTTGACTGGCGCGAAGGTAAACCCAGCAGGATTGGAAGATGCCACATTCATAGTAACAGATGGCGGAAAGCAGATTACACAGTTCAGTGAAACAAAGAATCAAAATGCAAGAACACTCAGCATCCCATTCAGCAAGGGAGATTCCAAGATTGACATAGTTGGCACCATCATAATTCCAGAGTTTGGCCCAATCGCAGCTCTAGTATTTGCTATTGCAATAATATCAATAATTGCAGTATCAGCAAAGACTGGACTAAGATTTATGCCAAAATACTAG
- a CDS encoding PEFG-CTERM sorting domain-containing protein, producing the protein MQYTPILMALILSLSALSIPVFAQTTPLTSPPAPASITTNIDRSSYTLGDTIVISGQVRAVVVGTPLVIQIFDPNNGLVQIAQIDVSQDGRYTDTIKAVGPYWKLNGIYTVKVQYGPPNVTAQTTFAFQSTPTIISNAFQLKDPNSQQTFNVNYTINGGTINTMTIDAQSLSVIVSINSTSDGTVTLQLPRSLIDAKTSSGQDDTFIILIDGAEVKPQSESANNNFRNITVQFLQGDQDIEIIGTQIVPEFGPIAALVLAIAIISIIAVSAKTGLRFMPKY; encoded by the coding sequence ATGCAATACACTCCTATTCTCATGGCATTAATTTTATCTCTGTCAGCATTATCAATTCCCGTATTTGCACAAACCACACCATTGACATCTCCACCTGCACCGGCATCAATTACAACAAATATTGACAGGTCATCATATACTCTAGGGGACACAATTGTCATCTCAGGTCAAGTGCGGGCAGTAGTAGTTGGAACTCCACTAGTCATACAGATCTTTGATCCAAACAATGGCTTGGTTCAAATAGCACAAATTGACGTATCGCAAGACGGCAGGTACACAGACACCATCAAGGCAGTAGGACCATACTGGAAATTAAATGGGATCTATACAGTCAAGGTTCAATATGGCCCTCCAAATGTAACTGCACAAACTACTTTTGCTTTTCAAAGTACACCTACCATCATAAGTAATGCATTTCAACTCAAAGACCCCAATAGCCAGCAGACGTTCAATGTCAATTACACCATAAATGGTGGAACCATAAATACAATGACCATAGATGCCCAGAGTTTATCAGTAATTGTTTCAATAAATTCCACAAGTGACGGAACAGTCACCCTGCAATTACCAAGAAGTTTGATCGATGCAAAGACAAGTTCAGGTCAAGATGACACATTCATCATCCTAATAGACGGTGCAGAAGTAAAACCACAAAGTGAATCTGCAAACAATAATTTTAGAAACATAACTGTTCAATTCTTGCAAGGAGATCAAGATATAGAGATAATCGGTACACAGATAGTTCCAGAGTTTGGCCCAATCGCAGCTCTAGTACTTGCTATTGCAATAATATCAATAATTGCAGTATCAGCAAAGACTGGACTAAGATTTATGCCAAAATACTAG
- a CDS encoding PEFG-CTERM sorting domain-containing protein has product MSTHKEYALIAILATAAVVGIMPAFALSPADTTMNSSQISPSTGSQQILPIAVSTDKSAYDRQSIVIVTGHVQNSIGGQAVTMKVSDPNGKVVEVDQITLNSNGDFQDKINTSSPLWTAGGTYTIYVQAGSQQGLLSTTTQFTLPGGGQSSCTPQQLAATTGSEMYCIDYTINGGTVSGATLDTASKALVVNIQATNDGQITLNIPRSVLDAKSGTGDSVFAVLVDGEQIQQFTETPSTDTRTITIPFQMASEKIEIIGTQIVPEFGPIAALVLAIAIISIIAVSAKTGLRFMPKY; this is encoded by the coding sequence ATGAGTACTCATAAAGAATATGCGTTGATCGCAATTCTTGCTACGGCAGCTGTAGTAGGCATCATGCCGGCATTTGCTTTATCACCGGCAGATACAACAATGAATTCAAGCCAAATCAGCCCCAGTACTGGATCTCAACAAATTCTGCCAATTGCAGTGTCTACAGACAAAAGTGCATACGACAGACAGTCAATAGTAATTGTTACAGGACATGTCCAAAATTCCATAGGCGGACAAGCTGTTACCATGAAAGTTTCAGACCCCAATGGAAAGGTTGTAGAAGTAGATCAGATAACATTGAACAGCAACGGTGATTTTCAAGATAAAATCAACACCTCAAGCCCATTATGGACAGCAGGTGGAACTTATACCATTTATGTTCAAGCTGGCTCACAACAAGGACTACTATCGACAACAACACAGTTCACACTACCTGGTGGCGGACAGTCAAGTTGCACACCGCAACAACTTGCAGCTACAACTGGTAGTGAAATGTATTGTATCGACTACACCATCAACGGTGGAACAGTTTCTGGAGCAACATTGGATACTGCATCAAAAGCCCTTGTTGTAAACATACAAGCAACCAACGATGGTCAGATCACTCTTAACATTCCAAGATCAGTGCTTGATGCAAAAAGTGGTACAGGTGACAGTGTCTTTGCAGTTCTAGTAGACGGTGAACAAATACAACAATTCACAGAAACACCTTCCACAGACACAAGAACAATCACAATTCCATTCCAAATGGCATCTGAAAAAATTGAGATAATCGGTACACAGATAGTTCCAGAGTTTGGCCCAATCGCAGCTCTAGTACTTGCTATTGCAATAATATCAATAATTGCAGTATCAGCAAAGACTGGACTAAGATTTATGCCAAAATACTAG
- a CDS encoding PEFG-CTERM sorting domain-containing protein, which yields MSTHKEYALIAILATAAVVGVVPAFAATNPYLACPDCNDTSNIQQIPPIAITVTTDKPVYDHNSQIMVTGHVANPYPGQDVTVEVTSPSGNVVSAAQLPLDNSGNFVTKLSTAGSLWFENGQYAITVQQGDQQARVNSAVFQLTGAQAQTPPAIPEFGPIAALVLAIAIISIIAVSAKTGLRFMPKY from the coding sequence ATGAGTACTCATAAAGAATATGCGTTGATCGCAATTCTTGCTACGGCAGCTGTAGTAGGTGTTGTACCTGCTTTTGCAGCAACCAACCCATATCTAGCATGCCCCGACTGTAACGACACCAGCAACATTCAACAAATACCACCAATAGCAATAACGGTGACAACCGACAAACCAGTTTACGATCACAATTCACAAATTATGGTCACTGGACATGTTGCAAATCCATACCCAGGACAAGATGTAACCGTAGAGGTAACAAGCCCATCAGGCAATGTAGTATCAGCGGCTCAATTACCCTTAGACAACAGTGGAAATTTTGTTACAAAATTAAGCACTGCTGGAAGTCTCTGGTTTGAGAATGGACAATACGCAATTACAGTACAACAAGGAGACCAGCAAGCAAGAGTTAATTCAGCTGTATTCCAACTCACAGGCGCACAAGCACAAACACCACCAGCAATTCCAGAGTTTGGCCCAATCGCAGCTCTAGTACTTGCTATTGCAATAATATCAATAATTGCAGTATCAGCAAAGACTGGACTAAGATTTATGCCAAAATACTAG
- a CDS encoding PEFG-CTERM sorting domain-containing protein: MSTRFKGFALLAILLCAIGVMPVFASPYALQNPTGSNSTNATSRNTGTLVGSTSTGQITVTTDKTSYNDGDKVAISGSTRDYISDTPITVIIINPIGNIVKIDQVNLGSDRTFSTSIMATGTLWQAAGTYTVKVQFGSPDRSAETTFQFAGSTGSSSLGNTIPVDGTSLSVKYSITNGKVLGIKADMQSKSLIVSIQTTGDGVLTVTLPRALINATLPTGQDDKYYVLVDGQEANFQETSTTTTDRTLSIPFTDGTQEIEIIGTQIVPEFGPIAALVLAIAIISIIAVSAKTGLRFMPKY; this comes from the coding sequence ATGAGTACTCGCTTTAAAGGATTTGCGTTACTTGCAATTCTGCTTTGTGCTATAGGAGTAATGCCCGTTTTTGCTTCTCCATATGCTCTACAGAATCCAACAGGTTCAAATTCTACAAACGCTACATCTAGAAATACAGGTACGCTCGTTGGTTCTACATCCACAGGTCAAATCACCGTAACAACCGACAAGACTTCATACAATGATGGAGACAAGGTTGCAATATCAGGAAGTACACGAGACTATATTTCCGATACACCAATCACGGTCATCATCATCAACCCGATAGGAAACATTGTCAAAATTGATCAAGTGAATCTAGGATCGGACAGAACCTTTTCAACATCTATAATGGCTACAGGCACTCTCTGGCAGGCAGCAGGCACATATACAGTAAAAGTGCAATTTGGTAGCCCGGATAGATCAGCTGAAACAACCTTCCAATTCGCCGGCTCTACTGGCAGTTCATCATTAGGAAACACTATACCAGTTGATGGTACAAGCCTTTCTGTAAAATACAGCATAACCAATGGCAAAGTCCTTGGCATAAAGGCTGACATGCAATCAAAATCACTGATTGTATCAATACAGACTACTGGGGATGGAGTATTAACAGTAACACTCCCAAGAGCGCTGATTAATGCAACACTACCAACAGGTCAGGATGACAAGTACTATGTACTAGTAGACGGTCAGGAAGCTAATTTCCAGGAGACTAGCACTACAACAACCGACAGAACTCTATCAATTCCATTCACTGATGGAACTCAAGAAATAGAGATAATCGGTACACAGATAGTTCCAGAGTTTGGCCCAATCGCAGCTCTAGTACTTGCTATTGCAATAATATCAATAATTGCAGTATCAGCAAAGACTGGACTAAGATTTATGCCAAAGTACTAG
- a CDS encoding DNA-directed RNA polymerase subunit H: MISKKEKILIPDHIYVPKHEIINKDEAEKVLEKYHTKPTEMPLIYVSDPAIRGLGVKPGDMIKITRKSPTAGESLYYRYVVEE; this comes from the coding sequence ATGATTAGTAAAAAAGAGAAGATACTCATTCCAGATCATATCTATGTTCCAAAACATGAGATAATAAATAAAGACGAAGCCGAAAAGGTTCTTGAAAAATATCATACCAAGCCTACTGAAATGCCGCTAATCTATGTGAGTGATCCTGCCATCAGAGGTTTGGGGGTAAAGCCAGGAGATATGATAAAAATTACACGAAAGAGCCCAACTGCTGGTGAGAGTTTGTACTATAGGTACGTGGTGGAAGAATAA
- a CDS encoding DNA-directed RNA polymerase subunit B, with protein MANISNKRWPIVQDILKREGIARQHLNSYDEFLERGLQSIIDEVGQIEIESAEYPYKIQLGKVKLQQPRMMELDGSITHIAPMEARLRNVTYASPIMLEASVVEDGKILESRYIHIGDMPVMVRSNACILHNLSEQKLVEHGEDPSDPGGYFIINGSERVIVGLEDLSYNKIIVDRETVGGNTVFKAKVYSSIVGYRAKLELIMKNDGLIVAKIPGSPVDIPVVTLMRALGLESDREIAASVSLVDDIQDELEGSFEKSGDVPTAKDAIVYISKRIAPGMLEEFQIKRAETLLDWGLLPHLGKHPDNRKEKALFLGEATCKLIELKLGWIATDDKDHYGNKVIKFAGQMLADLFRTAFRNLVRDMKYQLERSGQKRGINAVAAAVRPGIVTDKMNNAIATGNWGRGRVGVTQLLDRTNYLSTISHLRRIQSPLSRSQPNFEARDLHATHFGRICPSETPEGSNCGLVKNLALSAIISVNVPSEDIIEKLYDLGVTYVSDAKDELKKEGTRVFVDGRLIGYFKDGQRLVDSLRDLRRNFKIHPHVGIFLYQSSFEGSTKRLYVNCNAGRVLRPLIVIKDNKILLTQELIDKVSKKFLSWTDLLHMGIIELVDANEEENSYIAIDETDIKKHTHMEVFPSAILGAGASIIPYPEHNQSPRNTYESAMAKQSLGFSTPLMNASTYVRQHLMLYPQTPIVNTKAMGLLGLEDRPAGQNCVVAVLPFDGYNIEDAIVLSKSSIDRGLGRTFFYRIYEAEAKQYPGGMRDNFEIPTAEGNIRGFRGDKAYRLLEEDGVIATESTAQGGDILIGKTSPPRFMEEYREFEVKGPYRRDTSIGVRPSENGVVDTVVMTQSHDGGRMYKIRVRDLRIPEIGDKFASRHGQKGVVGLLVNQEDLPYTADGVVPDVLINPHAFPSRMTVGMFLESVTGKAAALRGSKMDGSAFVGEKLEDVKGVLEQNGFKYSGKEVMYDGRTGKPFAVDVFIGVVYYQKLHHMVADKIHARARGQVQMLTKQPTEGRARGGGLRFGEMERDCLIAYGASMMLKDRLLDESDKADIYICERCGLVSYYDIKQRRFVCRVCGDKAKVTSISVAYAFKLLLQEMMSLDVAPRLLIKERV; from the coding sequence ATGGCAAATATTTCAAACAAACGCTGGCCCATCGTTCAAGATATTCTAAAGAGAGAAGGAATTGCAAGACAACATCTTAATTCATATGATGAATTTCTTGAAAGGGGACTTCAAAGTATTATAGATGAAGTTGGACAAATTGAAATTGAAAGTGCTGAATATCCATACAAGATTCAACTTGGAAAAGTAAAACTTCAACAGCCGCGTATGATGGAATTGGATGGCTCTATTACTCATATTGCACCAATGGAAGCACGACTGCGAAATGTTACATATGCATCTCCTATCATGCTTGAAGCAAGTGTTGTAGAGGATGGAAAAATCCTAGAATCAAGGTATATTCACATCGGAGACATGCCTGTCATGGTTCGATCTAATGCTTGTATATTGCATAATCTTTCTGAACAAAAATTAGTAGAACACGGTGAAGATCCAAGTGACCCCGGTGGTTACTTTATCATAAATGGTTCTGAACGAGTTATAGTCGGATTGGAAGATCTTTCTTACAATAAAATTATTGTAGATAGAGAAACAGTTGGTGGTAATACTGTTTTCAAAGCCAAGGTCTATTCTTCTATTGTAGGCTATAGGGCAAAATTAGAATTAATAATGAAAAACGATGGCCTTATTGTTGCCAAGATTCCAGGTTCTCCTGTTGATATCCCGGTAGTTACATTAATGCGAGCACTAGGTCTTGAATCTGACAGGGAAATAGCTGCCTCGGTATCATTGGTGGATGACATTCAAGATGAACTTGAAGGTTCATTTGAAAAGTCAGGTGATGTGCCAACCGCAAAAGATGCCATAGTCTACATCAGTAAAAGAATTGCACCTGGTATGCTAGAAGAATTCCAGATTAAGAGAGCTGAAACATTACTTGATTGGGGTCTTTTACCACATCTTGGTAAACATCCTGACAATAGAAAAGAAAAAGCACTATTTCTAGGGGAAGCTACATGCAAACTAATCGAACTAAAATTGGGATGGATTGCTACTGATGACAAGGATCATTATGGAAATAAAGTAATAAAGTTCGCAGGTCAAATGCTCGCTGATCTTTTCAGAACAGCATTTAGAAATCTAGTCCGAGATATGAAATATCAACTGGAAAGATCAGGCCAAAAAAGAGGCATAAACGCAGTAGCAGCTGCTGTTAGACCTGGAATTGTTACTGACAAAATGAATAATGCCATTGCAACTGGAAATTGGGGCAGGGGCAGAGTTGGTGTAACACAACTTCTTGATAGGACCAATTATCTTTCAACTATTAGTCATCTTAGAAGAATTCAGTCACCTCTGAGCAGAAGCCAACCTAACTTTGAAGCAAGAGATCTTCATGCTACACACTTTGGTAGAATATGTCCAAGCGAAACTCCTGAGGGTTCGAATTGTGGATTGGTAAAGAATCTTGCCTTGTCTGCAATAATTTCTGTTAATGTTCCATCTGAAGATATAATTGAGAAACTCTATGACTTGGGTGTAACTTATGTATCTGACGCAAAAGATGAATTGAAAAAAGAAGGTACTAGAGTTTTTGTTGACGGTAGATTAATTGGATACTTTAAGGACGGTCAACGACTCGTTGACTCTCTACGAGATCTAAGGAGAAACTTCAAGATTCATCCACACGTTGGAATATTTCTGTACCAATCTAGCTTTGAGGGTTCTACTAAACGACTTTATGTTAATTGCAATGCTGGAAGAGTTTTGCGTCCTCTCATTGTAATCAAAGATAATAAAATTCTCTTAACGCAAGAGTTAATCGATAAGGTAAGCAAAAAATTCCTTTCGTGGACAGATCTTTTGCATATGGGAATAATTGAGTTGGTAGATGCTAATGAAGAAGAAAACTCTTACATTGCAATTGATGAAACTGACATAAAGAAACATACTCACATGGAAGTATTCCCATCTGCAATTTTGGGAGCAGGCGCATCCATCATTCCATATCCAGAACATAACCAGTCTCCAAGAAATACATATGAATCTGCAATGGCAAAACAAAGTCTTGGTTTTTCAACTCCACTCATGAATGCAAGTACATATGTGCGACAACATTTGATGTTGTACCCACAAACTCCAATTGTTAATACCAAAGCAATGGGTCTTTTAGGATTGGAGGACAGACCTGCTGGTCAAAATTGTGTTGTTGCTGTATTGCCATTTGATGGATATAATATTGAAGACGCTATTGTCTTGAGCAAGTCGTCCATTGATAGAGGTCTTGGAAGAACGTTCTTCTACAGAATCTATGAAGCTGAAGCAAAACAATATCCTGGAGGTATGCGAGATAACTTTGAGATTCCAACTGCCGAAGGAAATATTCGAGGATTTAGAGGTGACAAGGCATACAGATTATTGGAGGAAGATGGAGTTATTGCAACTGAATCAACAGCACAGGGTGGAGATATACTGATTGGAAAAACAAGCCCACCAAGATTTATGGAAGAGTATAGAGAATTTGAAGTAAAGGGGCCATACAGAAGAGATACATCGATAGGAGTCAGACCATCTGAAAATGGAGTCGTTGACACAGTTGTTATGACTCAATCGCACGATGGAGGAAGAATGTACAAGATCAGAGTTAGAGATCTTAGGATTCCCGAAATTGGAGACAAATTTGCGTCAAGACATGGTCAGAAGGGTGTTGTGGGATTACTTGTAAACCAAGAAGATCTTCCCTATACCGCAGATGGAGTAGTTCCAGACGTTTTGATTAATCCGCATGCTTTCCCGTCCAGAATGACAGTTGGAATGTTTTTGGAATCTGTAACAGGAAAAGCTGCCGCACTGCGTGGAAGTAAAATGGATGGCTCTGCTTTTGTCGGAGAGAAACTCGAAGATGTAAAAGGCGTTTTAGAGCAAAACGGATTCAAATATTCTGGGAAAGAAGTAATGTATGATGGAAGAACAGGAAAACCATTTGCAGTAGACGTATTCATTGGAGTTGTATATTATCAAAAACTTCATCACATGGTTGCAGACAAGATTCATGCAAGAGCAAGAGGTCAAGTCCAAATGTTGACAAAACAACCAACAGAAGGACGTGCAAGAGGTGGAGGTTTGCGATTTGGTGAAATGGAAAGAGACTGCCTTATTGCGTATGGAGCATCAATGATGCTAAAAGATAGATTGTTAGATGAATCTGACAAGGCTGATATCTACATTTGTGAACGATGTGGATTGGTTTCATATTATGATATCAAACAAAGAAGATTTGTATGCAGAGTATGTGGTGACAAAGCAAAAGTTACCTCCATTTCTGTTGCATATGCATTTAAACTACTTTTACAGGAAATGATGAGTCTTGATGTCGCACCTAGACTTTTGATAAAGGAGAGAGTATAA